The genome window TGATTCTGGACAGACCTTAGGTATGGTTTAACCAGAGGCAGCTGCTTCACCTGAACAATCAATCAGAAAAATAAACCATTAATGcccattttcactgctttatatATCATTCTCAACCAAAAACCAACTACTTGAGCGGGGAACAGTCACTTATAACTTACAACCATACATACAACCAAACACTTTGAGAATTGTTTACAGAAAGCAATAATGGCCCAGGACCTTGCTGAAGAAGTTGACAGCACGTGTGTGGTCCAGCCTTGGAGAGAGGACGATGAGCAGGTCGTTCAGTAACAATGGTTTGAACTCCAGATAAAACTGGATGGCCTTGTAGTACAACTCCACATTTGCCAcctacaataaaaaaagaacacacgTATACTCAAATTGAACATCTACAAATGATTTATACCACAATAACAGGTCAGTATTGTGCTTTGGAATTGTTGTTATAATAGTATAACTTGTTACCagaatgacaaatgaaaattaGCATCAATAATCAAGTATaagtcgtttttttttttaaccttggtGACAATGTCTTTGAACTGGCCCTCCTTCCAGGCATCAGCTGGGTGGTTCATCATGGTGATGATGGCGTTGTCATACTCTTCGTACTTGTCATAGAGGAACACCAGCTCCCCCCAGAGGTGGGCCTGCTCGGCTGCCCTGagaacctgacacacacacacacacacacacacacacacacacacacacacaaataggtTAGTTCGGCAAAAGTTTATAAGAGGATGTTACATGTTTATGTTGTAAAGATGATATCAAGATGTTGCTGCTGTTCCCCTCACCTACCTTTGGAATGTTGACGCGAGACCAGAAGAGCTCCAAGTGCTCCCTCATCTTCTGGGGTTTGAATTTGGAGTAGAGGATGGCCAGCTCAGTGAACATGCCCATGTGAGCACGCTCCAGACCCAGGGCGGCCTCCAACATGGTGATCAGCTCCTCAAAGTAACCGCGGTCCTGGAGGGTACAGGCAGACGTAATGACAGTTACCGTAACGCTTTAAACCAGAAATACAACCAAAATAAACACTGCAAAACCttaaatttgcattttcaacCCTTAATTTCGGGGGAAAGAGATTATTTCATTGGAGACTTTGAGAAGTTTGGTTAATATCTCACCTTCTCACCACCcccatatacatatatttattattgttaaaatagataaatagctAAGCCACCGACAAAACTACGCAGCACAACTAAGAAAGTGCAGACGTTCCTCTACTTGGTTGCAGATGAAATAATTTTGCAAGTGTAACATTGGCAGATTCATGTGGCATCACTATGACGATCAGATGAGAAACCCGCCTACACTGAGGGGGGTACTATCTGCACTGGAAAACGATTGAGAGAGAAGGACCTGGTACCAAAAGTAAGTTGAGTAGAACCATTTAGTGGAAATGAGGCATTAGTTTGACAGGTGAGTTTCACACAGGCCCCAGTTACCTGGTAGTAGTTGATGAGTTCCTCCAGTTCATCGGCGTGGACGACAATATGCAGGCCACACATCTGGGCAAGACGGAACTCTTTCCCATCTACACACGCAAAACACACCTGAAGGAGAAGAGAATTGAATCAAACAATGTGTTTTGTCTTTACTGACACTATAGGAAGGCTTCGTGCTGTTTGAACTCTGACTCTTTACTCTTCAAAGAACGTTTTCTCTGTAAAGAGTTAAGAATGAAACTGTATCATCATTTCTCACCTCCTTCCAGGTGCGAGTGCTGTTGGCCTTGCGAGCTCCATCCACAGCTGCCTGGTACTCGCCCAGGTGCACCAGAGTGGAGGCCAGACGGCCAAAGTTGGACACGTTGTTGTAAAGCAATTTGGCTGCCTCGTACATCTTGTCATCATAGCAACGGTCACCCACCTGAAGAAAAATGGACAGTGAAAGTGAATTaaggtaatgtgtgtgtgtggatgtgtgctGGACGTGCGTATGCTTCCCAGGACCTACTTGCTGAATGTGAGCATTATTGGGTCCGTTGATGAACTCCTCCAGCTCAGCCAGGCGGTTGGTCTTAGCCAGAGCAAAGATCAACTCTGTTTCAACGTACGACTCGCGGGCCTTCTTACGGGCCATCTGCAGAAACTTCACCAGGTCCTCCCAGTTTCCTGAACACAACAATCGACTCCAATCAGTTTCAACAGCACATCAGTCTACTGCATATTTACCAGAACACTGTTTTtactaaataaaacaataaatgataAAGCACAATGTATTTAACATTTATCTAAAATTCTCCAGATCTAAACATCAAATAAGCTGGTCTGATAAAGTTCATCTTACCGCTTTGGGCTGCAGCTTGTCCCACCTCCATGTAAGCAGAGGGGTCATCGGCTTTGATGTAAGAGTCAATGGCTTCTTTGACCAGGCCCTTCTGAAGCTGGGCCTTTGCCAGCTGACTCCACACTGGTGGCTCATTGCAGCGCTCAGCAAACTCATAGGCTCTGTCCAGGTTACCAATGTGCTCAATGAGGACCTGGACAAGATGAGACAACATTCAGATCAAGCTCAATAACACTGGTGGCCATTATCGTCAGGTTCTGGATCAAGTATGGACACCAGAATAGCATGCCCCATTTAAAACAGTATAAAAGCTTATGTGACGACAAGCAGTGATTCACTTACCTGCACAGCAGAGGTGTTCACATCAAATTTCCTAAAAATAGCAAAGGCCTCCTCAAACAGCTCATTGCTGATGGCGATGTTCGCAATGTCTGGGGCATCGTAGTTGTCCAGACGATTGATGTACTCCATAACACGTGTCCGATCAGCTTTAATGGCTGTCAGGATTAGCAGATTCTGGAGGtttctgaaaaaacaaacaaaagactcACTTTATAATTTTactaaaaaaagcaaaatacatTCTCAATTGAGTGTTTTTGAATGTGAACGCAGTTCAAGATGCTTCTACAAAAATTACAGCAGTTCATCAGTTGAAGACTAGGTTCAAGTGACTTGCTGCTTACTGCCCTACAAATATCTTTGATGTTTTGGAGATTGTAGCTGCGTCTATCAGCTTCACAATCATGAAAATGTagccagcaaaaaaaaaacaactttgggATATACAGGTAACATCGAGCCTCTCTCACCTGTGCTCGCTAAAGACAGAGTTATCCAGGACAATCTTCTCCAGAAGCTCGATGAGCTCATTGGGAAGATCGGCGGTCATGAAGGCCTTGACTGTAACAGACACCTCCTCTGGATCCTGGGTCTCAGACAAGGCTGTTTGGACAACCTGCAGCAAAGAGTGACGACAGACTTGATACACTACTGCTGATGTTTTAAGTAAATATCTGAAATGCCAGCAGCTTTTTGTATTAACAATTTAAGAGAATCAGTTCATGTGGCATAATTTAGTGTCAGATATGCCAAGGGGTCAGACCTGGTCGATGAGTGGTCTTCTGTAATTGTTGGTCTCCAGCAGCACGCTCGCCCACAGCTCAGGGTTCTTGCGACGGACAAGGTAGCGGGACAGACTCTTGAACAGGGAGTTCTCATTGCACACCTGAAGCGTGATACACAAAAACAGTTAGCATGAGCGACAACAACAGTGACATGTTATGAAAGTAACGTATGCACATTTCCAACATAATAGTCTTAATTTATAAAATTACCCATATTTTTCAGCCCTTTTTAAAAGTATGATTTCAGTTTAAACTCACATGAATCAGTTCCTGGTCACACTGTCCTCTTTCATAGGCCACACAGGCCAGGTGTGGGTCTCTCTTCTCACAGTACTTGCCCACCACGCGGCTATCGTAGTAGGGGTTCTCCCTCAGGAAACGCTCAGGGTTGTTGTTGCTGTCGATGTAGATCTTGGCCAGGGCGTTGTGGGTGGCAGGCTCCTCACAACCTTCATGAATACGGGCCTCTAACCaaggcagcagcagcttcagtctgGAGAAACATAGACAATAAGGATTTCACAGGACTGAAGAGAAAACAAGCTGCTGACTCATGACTCTGTAAGGCTAAGTAATGACTCAATGATTCCACTATTGCCATGCAGTTCAATTACCGATTTCTTTTCTCCACCTCAGCCACCAATTCATCTGTAGAGAACTGCCCTCTAACCACCATAATCAGGTTCTTAATCACATCCTCAGCACAGTCCACATCCAGTAACCCTCCAATGACTACTGGCAGACGGCTTGGGTTCACCTGGAATAAATGATCATGAAGTTACTACAtattcatggaaaaaaaatgcaagaaatAGTTTTCTTCAAGTAGAGTGAGGCAGTCCAATATCTAAGGTATTGTTTGCATCAGTGAGGCAGTATAAAACTTAGGGGGATTGAGAGAGCAAACACGACACAGGATGCAGTTTTTAGTCATGGCAGACTAAACAAAAGCCTTTCATTGTAGGTTGAGTGATATTTTATTCATCATTCTGGGTTTTAAAAAACACCATTTCCACCAGGCTCAGAAGTAGAGATGTGCCAGTACTAAGCTAGGTATCTATACATTTCCTTTTCTCTATTCTATTACTGTAGAATTATGAACCCTGCCTACATGCAGTTTATTGTCCCACCTGTGGCTATTTACTTAAGAGAATGCGAGTCTCTGTACTGTTTGACTCTCATGAAGACGCACCTGGTATCAAAACTTAAGCACTCTAATAAGGTTTGTTGCCCCAAGTCTGTGTGCTCCAATAGACTTTGACCCAAACCTCTGAAGTCTCTCCTGATACAAGATTGCCCTGCTCTGAGATCACCAGACAAGCCTGCAGATCCTTGTGAGGCATTTTAAGCGTGTTATACGTCTTCCTTCGAGCAGTAACGTACCTTCTGCACGTAGATTTCAATGTATTTCTGCAGGCTGTTGCGGTACAGGTACAGGACCAGATCATGGACAAAATCAAAGCGGTCACACACAATGATCAAAGGCAGCTGGTCAGTCAGCTTGGCTTCCTGTAGAGGAGAATTACAGAAAAAAGTATTAGCTAGTAAATGCTATGTTTGTTGAATGTTGGTCTGAATAGAGTACTAGCAGAAATGTTTGTAGTGAAATGTTTATTCTGCACTAATCCATTTCTGACCTTGAGGAAGTTCTTCACACGTTCAGGGTCATAGCAGTTACTCTCTCGGCAGATTCTCTCCACCTCTTTGATCTGGCCTGTCTTGCAGGCCGCCTGGATATATTTAAAGTGGACCTCTGGATCCTGGCTGAAGTTCACAATGGAACCCAAAAAGTAGAACAAAcctgaaagacaaaaaagtcCAAATCAGCAGGAGAACTAACTGCAACTATCTTTTAAATCTTCTTAAAATGCACAGGAAAGGCAAATGGCACTCAGTATATGCCTGTCTTACCTTCAAAGCTCTTGAATGACTCAAAAAGTTCAGTGAGAGACTGAGTGGTGAGCTGCTCATGGTACTTAGAGGCAACCTGGACACAGATCTGCAGATTCTGGCGGATGTTTGCAGACAGCATGGCCCTCAGACACTCCAGAGAATCCTCCACTGACAAGGAGCCAAAGAAATTCACCAACCACTGCAGAGACAAACATAGAACAATCAACAATACAACAACGAACACAGAAAACCGTGACGTGTTATCAATATTTGTTGCTGGTAGTGTTTGTATTTTCTGTTCTTTGAATTGCGTTGTACCTCTGGGttgagaaggtgtgtgtgtaccaCAGCGCGCTTAATATCATACAGGTCGGTGTAATGCTCCAGTGCCCTCTGCAGGAGACCGGCCTTCTCACACAGCTGTGCCACATGGGCACGATCATAATGGGTGAACATCTGATTGCCCAGAATGGCGTCTGCAACCTGCAAGACATGACACAGGGACAAAgacatttcaacattttttaagcTTTGCTGGGAAGAAACTTTGCATATAGGCAtggggaatttgatttttttgtagaAAGCAAACATACTGAGACACTTTTTAGAGAAAAGAGAGCGAAACCTCAAGGGTTAGTTTCTAAAAGCACAGAAAAAGAAAGTCTAACTGCAAAACAATGAAGCTATATAAAACAAATCTGTAACTGAACAAGATGatgattgttttattttttgggcATGTGGACATCTGTCAGCCAAAATAAATTGTGGTGTTCCAATTCTAAATCAGGTTGTTTATGTACCTGTGGTGCGTGCACCAAATTCATTTCCAGCAGGCGTGTCTGCAGTGGACCCTCCATGGGTCTGTTATTCTTCAGGGCATCTAGTAGGAAGGATGTGCACTGCTGGATCAGGTTGTACTCCATGAACACATCAACAATCTGTAGACACAAAAGAGGGAAATAATCATGTCAAACTCCTCACCAAAAGACTGTgtgcttggatttttttttttaatcaagtaaCAGCTTCCTTCAATTTAATTGTTTGGTTATTGGGTATGGAGCAGTAGCATTCGCATAATCCTGCTCTCTTGGTGAAAACCATCTTACATGATGAAAACCATGTTATTTTTGTCTATCTGACATGTAGGTGCTTGTGGTATTAATAAATGGTTGAGATGTGGTCTTTGTTTTTACCTGTGTAATGTCAGCAAGTGGCTCCTCATCCTGAACCAGCATCTGGGAGAACTGAAGACCCTGCTCTGGACTGATCCGCATTACGTTTCTTAGCAGGAAGATCCAGTCTGGAGTGTAGCCCACCTACAGGGACAACACATCTTTAAGCAAAATAGTCCTACACCTGAGGTGTGTCATAGCTACAACTGAACcatataaaacacagaaatgtaaaGACAACAGCGGAACATTGATTAAAAGTTTGCGAAATAGTCTTACGGAGGATCAtattctctctcctttctctgtaCCTCTAATATAATACAAGATAAACTTGGAATAACAAAGTCAGGCATGGCCACAAACCTTCTTGGCGTAGAGGACAATCTTCTGGAACTGTCCAGTCTCTGCAAAGCACTGAATGACCTTATTGGGGACGTTGGCTCTGAGGTAGACACTGAGGGCAAGAGTAGGATCTACAGACTTCACCAAATCTCCAAGCTCCTCAGAGCACTCcagctgcaaacacaaaaacaaagagtgCAATTAAGAACTGGGTGTGCAATGTTCCATTGATTTGGTTCAATGTATCGATTAAAGGATCGACAATCCAATGTTATTGATGTAAAGTGAAAACATTaatccatatcatcatcttaaaaatatgcctttattttgaaatttccagagcacgtctgtgtcaccgcCACACAGTGCTAGTACCAGGCAGataatggcaagcagccaaaacaagacaatgaggatatttactCCCCTCCCAGGAACAGATGAGCAGAGTGGTAATACTGTGGATTCAATAAATAAAGCACATGCTATATGCAAACACCACGAACCTCTCTAGGCATCTAACTCTGCTAACTTGTTTCTCTTGCTGCAGCAATATTAGCCGATCTGTTTTAACAATATTAGGCTGAAAACCTGTGCAGTTTTGTTGGGAGATGCAGTGACCAAGACCAATGGTGAGTAAGAAAAAGTAGAAATAATACATGCCATTTTTAAGCtacgagtagaggaaaagtctgctggCCACTTGGCTAATTTATGCTAATGCCATAggcttaaaggaacagtgtgtaagatttaagtggcatctagtggtgaaaacTGTAGATTACAACTGAAGCTTCTCCCGAGCAGAATTCCTTCTGTGAtcattgttcagaaggtttCTACCAGGAGCTAAATTATCCACACAGGTTTCTTCACAAggactgaataaagcagttttacgttTCAGGCTAAAATGTACTTTACTTTCATGGCAATAAAGTTCAGGCCAAATAATGACCAACAACTGGACACATACCTTGTCCTCTTTTAACCATTTCTCGAGCAGCTGTTTGCGTCCCTGCTGGAGGACAGGCCTGCACAGCTCCAAAGACTCAAACTTGTTCAGTTGGCCTTGGTCCAGCAAGATGCCAAAGTATTGGAGCAAAGGAGACGTCTGGCCTGGTTGGGCTGGAACACTCTGGAACCGACGGATGGTGTCTGGGGTGCGCAGGATACCCTGGAAAGAAAAGATAATTGACAAAGTACTTAAGTGACAATGGGAAGATCTGGTTTTAGGAAAATCACCTTTGAGTATTGCATAGAAAAATGGCGGTGTAAAGTTACATTAAAGTGACATTCATGGCTGTATTCCTTTGAGAAACTTCCTCTGCAGGGGGTTAATCTGTCCAACTGCTTTTAAACCATTTTGGTATGCAAATCTAAACTTATTTGACATAAAACTGGTGTTTACTGTCATGCTAAGCTAAAGAAATCTGCTTAGTCTTAACAGTCTGAGCTTGTATTAGTTGAACTGTGAATAATGTCACATTGCTTGACCCCGCACAGAGTGCACGGTTGCACACTGGCAGTACCTTGGGTGCGTTGGCCGCCACCTTGGCAGCTTCTGAGTAATTCCCCGCTGCAAAGAGGGTGTTGAACTTGCGGGCAAAGAGCTCCTCAGCACCAGCCAGGTTGTTGCGGACAGCCATGCGGAGAGCCAGGTCTGGGTTCTGGAGCACATTGGTGATGTAGGGAATGATGTTCTCCTCTTCCACGCACACCGACAACACCTGGAAAAGCATGTTTGCATTCTTAATTATCTGCATGCAACATAAGATTCCTAATGGATAGCTTTAAAACAATGCaaacaaatgcattttcatgtattttattcatctgtccatttaaaaaaacaaaacaaaacaaaacaaaaaaaaaacaactaccaCTACTGTAGGTGCCATGATTTTGAttgtaaataaaaaattgatGGACATGAGCTTTCAATATCAATGCCAAAAGCAGGATCGCTGTCCCTCCGCCATCGATGCGCAtgcccaaaaataaaaaaatgtttaaagatGATACAGCGTAGCTTGCCGTAATCCTACAGCTGCACTTTGAGACACCATGGCCACTGCAGGAGTCAGAGATGACTGAGAAACAACATAAATGGAAAAAACCCTGCTTCACTGAAGTCAACAGTGTGACAACAACTGCCTTTCCCATGAGCTATGTAGACAAAAAACACATCCTTGCCTTCCAAATTACAGTTTGTAGGCTATGGTAGTTAAGTGAAATTGAAGCAAGGATCTGGTGGAGGTGAAGGAAACTGAAGTGGCACCACATGTGCCTTTCAATGAGAAAGGAACAGATACTGAAAATTTATTAGCAACAATTTGACACCTGCTCATATAACCAGTGCACTCTGAACTGTAACAGTAAAATGTTGGCACCTCCTTTGTGTGTGCCTCCTCATGAACAAATAGATTTAAATGATTTATATCCTAACACGTGTACTTGTCACATTCTTCAATTACAAAGAGGGATTGTGGTGTGTAGTATtacattttgtgtgtatgtgtgtgtgcgtgcctgcAACAAACTGAGCTCTATCTGGTAGACCTGCAGGTAAGAGCCAAGAGCAATAACAGGATTAGATTGTGCAGTCTGCTTGGCCAAGCTTAGCCCTCCTGCTGTGAATGTCACATGCCGCCTGACACTGAAGATGCTGCTGCAGTCTGTTATTttcagagatttcctctgtcaAGGTCACACGGAAACACCCAAGGACCCGTGTTGACAGACAAAAGGGGCTGACATACCACAGGGAAAGTGAATCACTAACAAATATCAGCagtgacagacaaacaaaaagattTAGATATAACCACTATGGGTTTATATCTGTGTGCACACCTATGTCATGTTTTTGGAAGATATTA of Epinephelus lanceolatus isolate andai-2023 chromosome 4, ASM4190304v1, whole genome shotgun sequence contains these proteins:
- the LOC117259157 gene encoding clathrin heavy chain 1 isoform X1; this translates as MAQILPIRFQEHLQLQNLGINPANIGFSTLTMESDKFICIREKVGEQAQVVIIDMADPNNPIRRPISADSAIMNPASKVIALKAAKTLQIFNIEMKSKMKAHTMTDDVTFWKWISLNTVALVTDNAVYHWSMEGDSQPIKVFDRHSSLAGCQIINYRTDAKQKWLLLIGISAQQNRVVGAMQLYSVDRKVSQPIEGHAAGFAQFKMEGNTEESTLFCFAVRGQAGGKLHIIEVGTPPTGNQPFPKKAVDVFFPPEAQNDFPVAMQISSKQDVVFLITKYGYIHLYDLETGTCIYMNRISGETIFVTAPHEPTAGIIGVNRKGQVLSVCVEEENIIPYITNVLQNPDLALRMAVRNNLAGAEELFARKFNTLFAAGNYSEAAKVAANAPKGILRTPDTIRRFQSVPAQPGQTSPLLQYFGILLDQGQLNKFESLELCRPVLQQGRKQLLEKWLKEDKLECSEELGDLVKSVDPTLALSVYLRANVPNKVIQCFAETGQFQKIVLYAKKVGYTPDWIFLLRNVMRISPEQGLQFSQMLVQDEEPLADITQIVDVFMEYNLIQQCTSFLLDALKNNRPMEGPLQTRLLEMNLVHAPQVADAILGNQMFTHYDRAHVAQLCEKAGLLQRALEHYTDLYDIKRAVVHTHLLNPEWLVNFFGSLSVEDSLECLRAMLSANIRQNLQICVQVASKYHEQLTTQSLTELFESFKSFEGLFYFLGSIVNFSQDPEVHFKYIQAACKTGQIKEVERICRESNCYDPERVKNFLKEAKLTDQLPLIIVCDRFDFVHDLVLYLYRNSLQKYIEIYVQKVNPSRLPVVIGGLLDVDCAEDVIKNLIMVVRGQFSTDELVAEVEKRNRLKLLLPWLEARIHEGCEEPATHNALAKIYIDSNNNPERFLRENPYYDSRVVGKYCEKRDPHLACVAYERGQCDQELIHVCNENSLFKSLSRYLVRRKNPELWASVLLETNNYRRPLIDQVVQTALSETQDPEEVSVTVKAFMTADLPNELIELLEKIVLDNSVFSEHRNLQNLLILTAIKADRTRVMEYINRLDNYDAPDIANIAISNELFEEAFAIFRKFDVNTSAVQVLIEHIGNLDRAYEFAERCNEPPVWSQLAKAQLQKGLVKEAIDSYIKADDPSAYMEVGQAAAQSGNWEDLVKFLQMARKKARESYVETELIFALAKTNRLAELEEFINGPNNAHIQQVGDRCYDDKMYEAAKLLYNNVSNFGRLASTLVHLGEYQAAVDGARKANSTRTWKEVCFACVDGKEFRLAQMCGLHIVVHADELEELINYYQDRGYFEELITMLEAALGLERAHMGMFTELAILYSKFKPQKMREHLELFWSRVNIPKVLRAAEQAHLWGELVFLYDKYEEYDNAIITMMNHPADAWKEGQFKDIVTKVANVELYYKAIQFYLEFKPLLLNDLLIVLSPRLDHTRAVNFFSKVKQLPLVKPYLRSVQNHNNKSVNEALNNLFIIEEDYAALRTSIDAYDNFDNISLAQGLEKHELIEFRRIAAYLFKGNNRWKQSVELCKKDKLYKDAMQYASESKDIELAEELLAWFLNEDKKECFAACLFTCYDLLRPDVVLETAWRHNIMDFSMPYFIQVMREYLSKVDAIKEKVDKLEASESLRKQEEQATESQPIVYGTPQLMLTAGPNVAVPPQQPYGYGYTAAPGYGQPPQPSFGYGM
- the LOC117259157 gene encoding clathrin heavy chain 1 isoform X2 encodes the protein MAQILPIRFQEHLQLQNLGINPANIGFSTLTMESDKFICIREKVGEQAQVVIIDMADPNNPIRRPISADSAIMNPASKVIALKAAKTLQIFNIEMKSKMKAHTMTDDVTFWKWISLNTVALVTDNAVYHWSMEGDSQPIKVFDRHSSLAGCQIINYRTDAKQKWLLLIGISAQQNRVVGAMQLYSVDRKVSQPIEGHAAGFAQFKMEGNTEESTLFCFAVRGQAGGKLHIIEVGTPPTGNQPFPKKAVDVFFPPEAQNDFPVAMQISSKQDVVFLITKYGYIHLYDLETGTCIYMNRISGETIFVTAPHEPTAGIIGVNRKGQVLSVCVEEENIIPYITNVLQNPDLALRMAVRNNLAGAEELFARKFNTLFAAGNYSEAAKVAANAPKGILRTPDTIRRFQSVPAQPGQTSPLLQYFGILLDQGQLNKFESLELCRPVLQQGRKQLLEKWLKEDKLECSEELGDLVKSVDPTLALSVYLRANVPNKVIQCFAETGQFQKIVLYAKKVGYTPDWIFLLRNVMRISPEQGLQFSQMLVQDEEPLADITQIVDVFMEYNLIQQCTSFLLDALKNNRPMEGPLQTRLLEMNLVHAPQVADAILGNQMFTHYDRAHVAQLCEKAGLLQRALEHYTDLYDIKRAVVHTHLLNPEWLVNFFGSLSVEDSLECLRAMLSANIRQNLQICVQVASKYHEQLTTQSLTELFESFKSFEGLFYFLGSIVNFSQDPEVHFKYIQAACKTGQIKEVERICRESNCYDPERVKNFLKEAKLTDQLPLIIVCDRFDFVHDLVLYLYRNSLQKYIEIYVQKVNPSRLPVVIGGLLDVDCAEDVIKNLIMVVRGQFSTDELVAEVEKRNRLKLLLPWLEARIHEGCEEPATHNALAKIYIDSNNNPERFLRENPYYDSRVVGKYCEKRDPHLACVAYERGQCDQELIHVCNENSLFKSLSRYLVRRKNPELWASVLLETNNYRRPLIDQVVQTALSETQDPEEVSVTVKAFMTADLPNELIELLEKIVLDNSVFSEHRNLQNLLILTAIKADRTRVMEYINRLDNYDAPDIANIAISNELFEEAFAIFRKFDVNTSAVQVLIEHIGNLDRAYEFAERCNEPPVWSQLAKAQLQKGLVKEAIDSYIKADDPSAYMEVGQAAAQSGNWEDLVKFLQMARKKARESYVETELIFALAKTNRLAELEEFINGPNNAHIQQVGDRCYDDKMYEAAKLLYNNVSNFGRLASTLVHLGEYQAAVDGARKANSTRTWKEVCFACVDGKEFRLAQMCGLHIVVHADELEELINYYQDRGYFEELITMLEAALGLERAHMGMFTELAILYSKFKPQKMREHLELFWSRVNIPKVLRAAEQAHLWGELVFLYDKYEEYDNAIITMMNHPADAWKEGQFKDIVTKVANVELYYKAIQFYLEFKPLLLNDLLIVLSPRLDHTRAVNFFSKVKQLPLVKPYLRSVQNHNNKSVNEALNNLFIIEEDYAALRTSIDAYDNFDNISLAQGLEKHELIEFRRIAAYLFKGNNRWKQSVELCKKDKLYKDAMQYASESKDIELAEELLAWFLNEDKKECFAACLFTCYDLLRPDVVLETAWRHNIMDFSMPYFIQVMREYLSKVDKLEASESLRKQEEQATESQPIVYGTPQLMLTAGPNVAVPPQQPYGYGYTAAPGYGQPPQPSFGYGM
- the LOC117259157 gene encoding clathrin heavy chain 1 isoform X3, translated to MAQILPIRFQEHLQLQNLGINPANIGFSTLTMESDKFICIREKVGEQAQVVIIDMADPNNPIRRPISADSAIMNPASKVIALKAAKTLQIFNIEMKSKMKAHTMTDDVTFWKWISLNTVALVTDNAVYHWSMEGDSQPIKVFDRHSSLAGCQIINYRTDAKQKWLLLIGISAQQNRVVGAMQLYSVDRKVSQPIEGHAAGFAQFKMEGNTEESTLFCFAVRGQAGGKLHIIEVGTPPTGNQPFPKKAVDVFFPPEAQNDFPVAMQISSKQDVVFLITKYGYIHLYDLETGTCIYMNRISGETIFVTAPHEPTAGIIGVNRKGQVLSVCVEEENIIPYITNVLQNPDLALRMAVRNNLAGAEELFARKFNTLFAAGNYSEAAKVAANAPKGILRTPDTIRRFQSVPAQPGQTSPLLQYFGILLDQGQLNKFESLELCRPVLQQGRKQLLEKWLKEDKLECSEELGDLVKSVDPTLALSVYLRANVPNKVIQCFAETGQFQKIVLYAKKVGYTPDWIFLLRNVMRISPEQGLQFSQMLVQDEEPLADITQIVDVFMEYNLIQQCTSFLLDALKNNRPMEGPLQTRLLEMNLVHAPQVADAILGNQMFTHYDRAHVAQLCEKAGLLQRALEHYTDLYDIKRAVVHTHLLNPEWLVNFFGSLSVEDSLECLRAMLSANIRQNLQICVQVASKYHEQLTTQSLTELFESFKSFEGLFYFLGSIVNFSQDPEVHFKYIQAACKTGQIKEVERICRESNCYDPERVKNFLKEAKLTDQLPLIIVCDRFDFVHDLVLYLYRNSLQKYIEIYVQKVNPSRLPVVIGGLLDVDCAEDVIKNLIMVVRGQFSTDELVAEVEKRNRLKLLLPWLEARIHEGCEEPATHNALAKIYIDSNNNPERFLRENPYYDSRVVGKYCEKRDPHLACVAYERGQCDQELIHVCNENSLFKSLSRYLVRRKNPELWASVLLETNNYRRPLIDQVVQTALSETQDPEEVSVTVKAFMTADLPNELIELLEKIVLDNSVFSEHRNLQNLLILTAIKADRTRVMEYINRLDNYDAPDIANIAISNELFEEAFAIFRKFDVNTSAVQVLIEHIGNLDRAYEFAERCNEPPVWSQLAKAQLQKGLVKEAIDSYIKADDPSAYMEVGQAAAQSGNWEDLVKFLQMARKKARESYVETELIFALAKTNRLAELEEFINGPNNAHIQQVGDRCYDDKMYEAAKLLYNNVSNFGRLASTLVHLGEYQAAVDGARKANSTRTWKEVCFACVDGKEFRLAQMCGLHIVVHADELEELINYYQDRGYFEELITMLEAALGLERAHMGMFTELAILYSKFKPQKMREHLELFWSRVNIPKVLRAAEQAHLWGELVFLYDKYEEYDNAIITMMNHPADAWKEGQFKDIVTKVANVELYYKAIQFYLEFKPLLLNDLLIVLSPRLDHTRAVNFFSKVKQLPLVKPYLRSVQNHNNKSVNEALNNLFIIEEDYAALRTSIDAYDNFDNISLAQGLEKHELIEFRRIAAYLFKGNNRWKQSVELCKKDKLYKDAMQYASESKDIELAEELLAWFLNEDKKECFAACLFTCYDLLRPDVVLETAWRHNIMDFSMPYFIQVMREYLSKVDAIKEKEWSHPSASEITQRWTNSKPLSH